A region from the Linepithema humile isolate Giens D197 chromosome 1, Lhum_UNIL_v1.0, whole genome shotgun sequence genome encodes:
- the LOC136997068 gene encoding lamin-like protein isoform X2, translating to MPSLHLPISDDLNANKENTELSDIIFTQSSLDKENIESGHTIFKQSSPTHDENPLLNTCYKNAITQTEEHFCDIINMRLNCVTKKFEESEESRKNLEIELNKFKVKYEAAITELNATNSEIIELKNNNNQLRCYKDAITQTEEHFCDIINIRLNCVTKKFEESEESRKNLEIELNEFKAKYEAAITELNATNSEIIELKNNNNQLRCYEDAITQTEEHFCDIINIRLNCVTKKFEESEESRKNLEIELNEFKAKYEAAITELNATNSEIIELKNNNNRLNSCLNKLLTQCQIDIALNKKKYVIWSKDDISRAFALRYYSQQGYRYLKEKLHYPLPGISSLQRWASTINMRQGILKDVLHLMKIKGESLSEIEKVTVLNFGEMKVNALYEYDRKYDEIIGPHQYMHIAMVRSLFGNWKQPVYVQFDTKMTETIIYQIIKELNDISRIQL from the coding sequence ATGCCATCATTGCATTTACCAATATCTGATGATTTAAATGCAAACAAGGAGAACACTGAATTAAGTGACATAATCTTCACGCAATCTTCATTAGATAAGGAGAACATTGAATCAGGTCACACAATTTTCAAACAGTCCTCACCAACACATGATGAAAATCCATTGCTAAATAcatgttataaaaatgcaataactcAAACAGAAGAACATTtctgtgatattattaatatgagaCTCAACTGCGTAACCAAAAAATTCGAGGAGAGTGAAGAATCTCGTAAGAATttagaaatagaattaaataaattcaaagttAAGTACGAAGCAGCGATTACCGAATTGAATGCAAcaaattcagaaataatagaacttaaaaataataataatcaattaagatGTTATAAAGATGCAATAACTCAAACAGAAGAACATTtctgtgatattattaatataagacTCAACTGCGTAACCAAAAAATTCGAGGAGAGTGAAGAATCTCGTAAGAATttagaaatagaattaaatgaaTTCAAAGCTAAGTACGAAGCAGCGATTACCGAATTGAATGCGAcaaattcagaaataatagaacttaaaaataataataatcaattaagatGTTATGAAGATGCAATAACTCAAACAGAAGAACATTtctgtgatattattaatataagacTCAACTGCGTAACCAAAAAATTCGAGGAGAGTGAAGAATCTCGTAAGAATttagaaatagaattaaatgaaTTCAAAGCTAAGTACGAAGCAGCGATTACCGAATTGAATGCGAcaaattcagaaataatagaacttaaaaataataataatcgactGAATagttgtttaaataaattattaacgcaATGTCAAATTGATATAGcactaaacaaaaaaaaatacgtaatttGGTCAAAAGATGATATATCACGGGCATTTGCTTTACGGTATTATAGTCAACAAGGTtacagatatttaaaagaaaaattacattaccCTTTGCCTGGAATTTCTTCACTACAGAGATGGGCCTCTACTATTAATATGCGGcaaggtattttgaaagatgtgttacatttaatgaaaataaaaggagAATCTTTGTCCGAAATTGAGAAAGTTACGGTATTAAATTTCGGTGAAATGAAAGTCAACGCTTTATACGAGTATGATCGGAAATACGACGAAATTATTGGACCACATCAATACATGCATATAGCAATGGTTCGGAGCTTGTTCGGAAATTGGAAGCAACCAGTATACGTCCAATTCGATACAAAAATGActgaa
- the LOC136997068 gene encoding lamin-like protein isoform X1 yields the protein MFIYNRTLLISFSDSFIAAMPSLHLPISDDLNANKENTELSDIIFTQSSLDKENIESGHTIFKQSSPTHDENPLLNTCYKNAITQTEEHFCDIINMRLNCVTKKFEESEESRKNLEIELNKFKVKYEAAITELNATNSEIIELKNNNNQLRCYKDAITQTEEHFCDIINIRLNCVTKKFEESEESRKNLEIELNEFKAKYEAAITELNATNSEIIELKNNNNQLRCYEDAITQTEEHFCDIINIRLNCVTKKFEESEESRKNLEIELNEFKAKYEAAITELNATNSEIIELKNNNNRLNSCLNKLLTQCQIDIALNKKKYVIWSKDDISRAFALRYYSQQGYRYLKEKLHYPLPGISSLQRWASTINMRQGILKDVLHLMKIKGESLSEIEKVTVLNFGEMKVNALYEYDRKYDEIIGPHQYMHIAMVRSLFGNWKQPVYVQFDTKMTETIIYQIIKELNDISRIQL from the coding sequence atgtttatatataatcgcaCTCTATTAATCTCTTTTTCTGATTCTTTTATTGCAGCAATGCCATCATTGCATTTACCAATATCTGATGATTTAAATGCAAACAAGGAGAACACTGAATTAAGTGACATAATCTTCACGCAATCTTCATTAGATAAGGAGAACATTGAATCAGGTCACACAATTTTCAAACAGTCCTCACCAACACATGATGAAAATCCATTGCTAAATAcatgttataaaaatgcaataactcAAACAGAAGAACATTtctgtgatattattaatatgagaCTCAACTGCGTAACCAAAAAATTCGAGGAGAGTGAAGAATCTCGTAAGAATttagaaatagaattaaataaattcaaagttAAGTACGAAGCAGCGATTACCGAATTGAATGCAAcaaattcagaaataatagaacttaaaaataataataatcaattaagatGTTATAAAGATGCAATAACTCAAACAGAAGAACATTtctgtgatattattaatataagacTCAACTGCGTAACCAAAAAATTCGAGGAGAGTGAAGAATCTCGTAAGAATttagaaatagaattaaatgaaTTCAAAGCTAAGTACGAAGCAGCGATTACCGAATTGAATGCGAcaaattcagaaataatagaacttaaaaataataataatcaattaagatGTTATGAAGATGCAATAACTCAAACAGAAGAACATTtctgtgatattattaatataagacTCAACTGCGTAACCAAAAAATTCGAGGAGAGTGAAGAATCTCGTAAGAATttagaaatagaattaaatgaaTTCAAAGCTAAGTACGAAGCAGCGATTACCGAATTGAATGCGAcaaattcagaaataatagaacttaaaaataataataatcgactGAATagttgtttaaataaattattaacgcaATGTCAAATTGATATAGcactaaacaaaaaaaaatacgtaatttGGTCAAAAGATGATATATCACGGGCATTTGCTTTACGGTATTATAGTCAACAAGGTtacagatatttaaaagaaaaattacattaccCTTTGCCTGGAATTTCTTCACTACAGAGATGGGCCTCTACTATTAATATGCGGcaaggtattttgaaagatgtgttacatttaatgaaaataaaaggagAATCTTTGTCCGAAATTGAGAAAGTTACGGTATTAAATTTCGGTGAAATGAAAGTCAACGCTTTATACGAGTATGATCGGAAATACGACGAAATTATTGGACCACATCAATACATGCATATAGCAATGGTTCGGAGCTTGTTCGGAAATTGGAAGCAACCAGTATACGTCCAATTCGATACAAAAATGActgaa